The following proteins are encoded in a genomic region of Drosophila miranda strain MSH22 chromosome 4, D.miranda_PacBio2.1, whole genome shotgun sequence:
- the LOC108163059 gene encoding uncharacterized protein LOC108163059: protein MRAQSVLLLICISGVWTVAVEQEEKSGDRKIVRILTEISAQLETLDIKASDVIKHQKGFEHKLKDQRDQIEGIVRLEAGLLKLEQDTVNSFQLTATAVRNLTAIINSAHSQNEKAIRNLGKVEIDIKRALGQVDAVQNKHEQELNKVAKSVDRHLEEIEQLLKESVIREIASLDRKAKGLQQQQRNIEAKVVYLDELNALTSRANRKVDQLQQGLRSLNYTQAESLDGIEKVILAVQGGSSQIDHKLGALLRNQKNIESTLDVCKRGHYAHPGNKKPQDRWSSAHQSQPGQKPTEYETSYATEEEAEYLYKLWYGKENE, encoded by the exons ATGAGGGCCCAATCGGTATTGCTATTGATCTGCATCAGTGGTGTTTGGACCGTTGCCGTGGAGCAAGAGGAGAAGTCGGGCGACAGGAAGATCGTACGCATATTGACGGAGATCAGCGCGCAGCTGGAGACGCTGGACATCAAGGCGAGTGACGTAATCAAACATCAGAAAGGATTCGAGCATAAACTCAAGGATCAACGCGATCAGATAGAGGGAATTGTCAGACTAGAGGCTGGGCTGCTCAAACTGGAACAGGACACGGTCAACAGTTTCCAGTTGACGGCCACAGCAGTGAGGAACCTGACGGCCATCATTAACTCTGCCCATAGCCAGAACGAAAAGGCCATCCGGAATCTGGGCAAGGTAGAGATCGACATCAAAAGAGCCCTAGGCCAGGTCGATGCTGTTCAAAACAAACACGAGCAAGAACTCAACAAGGTGGCCAAGTCCGTCGACAGACATCTGGAGGAGATCGAGCAGCTCCTCAAGGAGTCTGTAATCAGAGAGATCGCCTCACTGGACAGGAAGGCCAAGggtctgcagcagcagcagaggaacatcGAGGCCAAAGTGGTCTACTTGGATGAGCTGAATGCTCTGACCAGCCGGGCGAACCGGAAAGTGGATCAACTGCAGCAGGGACTGCGCTCTCTAAACTACACGCAAGCGGAGAGCCTGGATGGCATTGAGAAGGTGATACTCGCGGTGCAGGGAGGCAGCTCGCAGATTGACCACAAGCTGGGGGCCCTGCTCAGGAATCAGAAGAACATTGAGAGCACTCTCGACGTCTGCAAGCGAGGCCATTATGCACACCCAGGCAATAAGAAGCCCCAGGACAGATGGTCCTCCGCCCACCA ATCGCAGCCAGGACAAAAGCCGACGGAGTACGAGACCAGCTATGCTACAGAGGAAGAGGCCGAATACCTCTACAAGCTCTGGTACGGCAAGGAGAATGAATAA